One Dehalogenimonas sp. THU2 DNA window includes the following coding sequences:
- a CDS encoding DnaB-like helicase N-terminal domain-containing protein, which yields MPFDTSMPLDKLPPHNTNAEDSVIGSVLIDSAVLKEFADILLPEDFYTDSARCAYTAMLSLRERGVGINQVTVNQELERTDNKLGPYLSHTINAVPTSLDAYHYATIVHRLSVNRRLITVGNQIQKIGYTADPDLDASLAAADQLVVQLRRQGGSQEIIGPQERAEQLYDRYEKLSRGEMDPSIPTGFYDLDHQLGGGFFGGQLIIMGADSGLGKSTLAQSIAINQSHNGNVLFISGEMPVDTLSDKEVASLTRRDVLDIVSGRYDDELLTDIQNALGVISTRNVYY from the coding sequence GATAAGCTACCCCCGCACAATACCAACGCCGAGGATTCAGTCATAGGTTCCGTCCTGATTGATTCTGCCGTGCTGAAAGAATTCGCCGACATTCTGCTGCCGGAGGATTTCTACACCGATTCCGCTCGGTGTGCATACACGGCGATGCTCTCTCTCAGGGAGCGCGGTGTTGGCATCAACCAGGTGACCGTCAACCAAGAACTTGAACGCACCGACAATAAACTCGGACCGTATTTATCCCACACCATCAATGCCGTTCCGACCTCATTGGACGCATATCACTACGCCACCATCGTTCACCGGCTGTCAGTCAATCGCCGGTTGATAACGGTCGGCAATCAGATCCAGAAAATCGGCTATACCGCCGACCCTGACCTTGACGCCAGTCTGGCCGCAGCGGATCAGCTGGTTGTTCAATTACGTCGGCAGGGTGGAAGTCAGGAAATCATTGGCCCGCAGGAACGTGCTGAACAGCTTTACGACCGATACGAGAAGTTGTCCCGTGGTGAGATGGACCCGTCAATACCGACCGGATTTTATGACCTTGACCATCAACTCGGCGGTGGTTTCTTTGGCGGTCAGCTGATAATCATGGGCGCAGACTCTGGGCTGGGTAAATCAACACTGGCCCAATCAATCGCCATCAATCAATCCCACAACGGGAACGTGCTGTTTATATCCGGTGAGATGCCGGTCGATACCCTAAGCGACAAAGAGGTCGCGTCACTGACCAGGCGGGATGTATTGGATATCGTGTCCGGGCGGTATGATGACGAGCTGTTGACTGATATTCAAAACGCCCTGGGCGTGATTTCAACCCGAAATGTGTATTAT